In the genome of Spea bombifrons isolate aSpeBom1 chromosome 11, aSpeBom1.2.pri, whole genome shotgun sequence, one region contains:
- the CALHM2 gene encoding calcium homeostasis modulator protein 2 — MASIISENLKFFALFFKSRDVMIFNGLIALGTVGSQELFSVVAFHCPCSPERNYLYGLAAIGVPALVLFLIGIILNNHTWNMVAECRKRGLKNCSAPATFLLFGSIVGRAVVAPVTWSVISLLRGEAYVCARSEFLDPFTFSDVNTLYGPDILARIPCKDAPAVVLPFREEAVRRLKYESQFLGWIMIAVVASTIFLLKCLQHCCSPMSYHQEAYWSQYRTCEKDLFSRTAEVHAKILAASNVKQFFGFVALDKEEKELVNEYRVEEAQPSPQWNEITGVYLYRENKGYPLYSRLHKWAKKLIGNGLDPEGREMALLAV; from the exons ATGGCTTCCATAATATCCGAGAACTTGAAATTCTTTGCTTTGTTCTTCAAGAGCCGGGATGTTATGATATTTAATGGGCTGATTGCCTTGGGAACCGTGGGCAGTCAAGAACTTTTCTCGGTGGTTGCCTTCCATTGTCCGTGTTCTCCGGAAAGAAACTATCTGTACGGATTGGCTGCCATCGGTGTCCCTGCTCTCGTCTTGTTCCTCATCGGGATCATTCTAAACAACCACACGTGGAATATGGTCGCGGAATGTCGTAAGAGAGGGCTGAAGAACTGCTCGGCTCCGGCGACTTTCTTATTGTTTGGATCCATTGTAGGAAGGGCGGTGGTGGCCCCCGTTACGTGGTCTGTGATTTCACTATTACGCGGGGAAGCCTACGTGTGCGCCAGAAGCGAATTCCTCGATCCTTTCACGTTTTCAGATGTTAATACGCTCTACGGGCCAGACATTTTGGCAAGGATCCCCTGCAAAGATGCCCCAGCAGTTGTCCTGCCCTTTAGAGAAGAAGCAGTAAGAAGATTGAAGTATGAATCACAG TTCCTCGGTTGGATAATGATCGCTGTAGTCGCATCAACCATATTTTTGCTGAAGTGTTTGCAGCATTGCTGTTCGCCGATGAGTTACCATCAGGAGGCTTACTGGTCACAGTACCGGACCTGCGAAAAGGATCTCTTTAGTCGGACAGCGGAGGTCCACGCCAAGATCCTGGCTGCCAGCAACGTCAAGCAGTTCTTTGGCTTTGTGGCTCTGGATAAGGAGGAGAAGGAACTTGTCAATGAATACCGAGTGGAAGAGGCCCAACCGAGTCCTCAGTGGAACGAAATTACCGGGGTTTACTTGTATCGGGAAAATAAAGGGTACCCGTTGTACAGCCGTCTCCATAAATGGGCTAAAAAGTTAATAGGGAATGGCCTGGACCCTGAAGGCAGGGAAATGGCGTTGCTTGCTGTGTAA
- the LOC128468665 gene encoding RING finger protein 122-like, which yields MTREVLRGVPLNFIVLVFGAGLLLFIFCFIFCCYFFRLKQQEQYQRRGYRKITLKEKPRKANLVGQVCAVCLEEFKVNEELGLCPCNHAFHTKCLMKWLEVRNSCPMCNKTISVTLQRPALERM from the exons ATGACCAGAGAAGTTCTACGCGGGGTCCCGTTAAACTTCATCGTTCTCGTCTTCGGAGCAGGGCTTCTTCTGTTCATTTTCTGCTTCATTTTCTGCTGCTACTTTTTCAG gCTAAAGCAGCAGGAGCAGTACCAGCGACGGGGATACAGAAAG ATCACCCTAAAAGAAAAGCCCAGGAAGGCCAACCTGGTGGGT CAGGTGTGCGCGGTTTGCCTCGAGGAATTTAAAGTGAACGAAGAACTTGGCCTGTGTCCGTGTAACCACGCTTTCCATACAAA GTGTTTGATGAAGTGGCTAGAGGTGCGGAACTCCTGCCCGATGTGTAACAAAACCATTTCAGTAACATTGCAGAGACCCGCGTTGGAGCGCATGTGA
- the CALHM1 gene encoding calcium homeostasis modulator protein 1 has translation MDKFRMIFQFLQSNQESFMNGICGIMALASAHLYTAFDFNCPCLPNYNLTYGMGVLCVPPIVLFLLGFVMNNNVSMLAEEWKRPTGMRQKDSAVLRYMFCSMTQRALIAPAVWVSVTLLHGECFICAFSTSVPVEKLGNMTGVNLSEKEIKRILARIPCKEIYDGHHIIGQEVASRYLRCISQAFGWTFVLLMTFFAFLVRAIRPCFTQAAFLKSKYWSHYIDIERKLFDETCTEHAKSFAKLCIQQFFETINRDMNLSHSHILEKTLEPEEDEKLLGITNQGTMNKLLKNWHKCKPPLNLNKYEDHNGNGCIKENHHLNDLSVPKKEFITYYSKV, from the exons atggatAAATTTCGGATGATCTTCCAGTTCCTGCAGTCCAACCAGGAATCTTTTATGAATGGGATATGTGGTATTATGGCATTGGCAAGTGCCCATCTCTACACCGCTTTTGATTTCAATTGCCCTTGCCTTCCAAATTACAACTTGACTTACGGGATGGGTGTCCTCTGCGTTCCGCCTATTGTGCTGTTTCTACTTGGGTTTGTAATGAACAATAACGTGTCCATGTTGGCGGAAGAATGGAAGAGGCCCACTGGCATGAGGCAAAAAGACTCAGCCGTCCTACGCTATATGTTCTGCTCGATGACCCAGCGGGCGCTGATCGCCCCGGCCGTGTGGGTATCCGTGACGTTATTACACGGCGAGTGTTTTATATGTGCCTTTAGCACGTCGGTGCCCGTGGAGAAGCTCGGAAATATGACAGGTGTGAATTTGTCGGAGAAAGAGATTAAAAGAATACTGGCCAGGATTCCATGCAAAGAGATTTATGATGGACATCACATTATTGGACAAGAAGTGGCGTCTAGGTACTTACGGTGCATTTCCCAG GCATTCGGCTGGACCTTTGTTCTGCTGATGACCTTCTTTGCGTTCCTTGTCAGAGCCATTCGGCCATGCTTCACCCAAGCGGCCTTCCTGAAAAGCAAATACTGGTCCCATTACATTGACATAGAGCGCAAGCTTTTTGACGAGACATGCACGGAACACGCAAAGAGCTTTGCCAAGCTATGTATCCAGCAGTTTTTCGAGACGATAAACAGGGACATGAACCTGTCCCACAGCCATATTCTGGAGAAGACCCTGGAACCAGAAGAAGATGAGAAGCTGCTGGGAATCACAAACCAAGGAACGATGAATAAACTCTTAAAGAACTGGCACAAATGTAAGCCCCCGCTTAACCTCAATAAGTATGAAGACCACAATGGTAACGGTTGTATCAAAGAAAATCACCATTTAAATGACCTAAGCGTCCCTAAGAAGGAATTTATAACATATTACAGTAAAGTCTGA